GGCCGCGGTCGCGGTGAGTACGGTCACGCGCATGCGGCTCGGCTGCTTGGGTCGACGGTGGGACGCCACGAAGGCGAGCTCCTTCTTCCTCAGAGCCGCCCAACCGGTAAGGGGCAGGCGGTTCCTCCGCCGCCACCCCGGATGGGTGATCAACCGCGCGAAGGTTCGAGCCCCGACCCTAGTGACCAACTTGTGATCAGTTCAAATCCCACTGGCAAAAATATCGCTCACGGACCACTTAATTTACACAGACCGCACAGGCAGTGATGGGCACTTGACGGTCCGCCCTCCAGAATTCGGGCATACGACACAAGAGTTGCGATGTGTACCGATGCCTCAGGAGAGCCGCGAAAGCCGCTTCAGCAACAAGGCGGACGCCACGGGGCGCGCTCCTGCCTTCGCCACTCCGTCGGCCACCTCGCGGTCCGTGGAGACCACCACGACCGGCCGGCCCGGCGGCTCGGCCCGCACCAGCTGACGGATCAACTCGTCGGCGGTCACACCGGGCTTGGAGAACAGCACCCGCACCCCGCGCGGCGGCGCGAGGAGCACCGGGGCCGCCAGCTCCGCCCCGTCGAAGACACAGGTGACCTCCGCGCCCGAACGGGCCGCGAGGGCCGACAGGCTGCCGAGGAGCCGCAGCCTCTGCTTCTCCAACGGCATCGTGGGATAGCCGGTCTTGGTGACGTTGTAGCCGTCGACGACCAGATGGGCCTGCGGCAGCGCGAGGAGCTGGTCGAGCAGCGCCGGGTCGGTCTCGGAGAGCGCCCGGGCGGCGATGTCCTTCGGCGACATCCGCCCCGGCTCCACCGCGTCCACGGTGTCCGCCGGGTGCACCGACACGGGGGGCAGCGCGAGTTCGCGGCGCAGCCCCTGGGCGGCGTCGAGCACGGTGTCGAGCAGCAGCCGCAGCCGCATGTCCTCCACCGAGCGCCCCTCGCGGGCGGTCCTGCGGCTCGCCTCCAGAGCGGCCTCGACCTCGCCGAGCCGGGCCTTGAGCCGTCTGCTCTCGCTCTCGGCGGACGACACCTGGGCGGCCGCCTCCGCCTTCGCGGCGTCGATCTCGCCCTGGACCCGGCGCAGCGCGGCCTCGCCGCGCTTCACGTCGCTCTGGGCGCTGCGCAGCTTGCGGTGAAGCGATTCCGTTTCCTTCCGGGCCGCCTCCAGATCGTGGCGCAACTGCTCCGTCTCACCGCGCGAGCGGTCCCGGGCGGCGACGAGTTCCTCGCGCAGCCGCTCCAGTTCACGCCGGCCCGCCTCGTCGGCCCGCTCGGCGTCGACGCGCTGGGCCTCCTCGCCCGCGGCGGCCACCAGCTTGACCCAGCCCGGCGGACGCAGCACATAGGCCGCGGCCGCCACGTCGACGGGGTCGGCCGCGGCGGGCGGGGTGCCGGTCTCGACGGCTCCGGCCAGCTCGGGCTGGCCCTGCTTGAAACGCTCGCCGATCCGCTGCCGGAACAGCGGGTCGCTCTCCAGGGCCGCCGCCATGGCGTTCCCGGCGAACTTGGCGCGCCGGCTCGCGGTGAACCGGGCGTACTGCCTCAGGGGTGCGGGCAGCTCCGCGACGGTCAGCCCGCCGAAGGCGTCGGCGACCAGCGCGACCACCCGCCGCCGTACGCCTTCCGGCAGTGGGTGGTCGAGCGTCTCGGCAGCGTCACCTGCCGCGCCGGCCGGCTCTCCACCGTGCGCGGGCTGCTCCACGATCCGTCACCCCTATGTCGTCCGCGCCGTCCCTCAGGAGGCGGCGCCCGGCCTGTCCACCAGTTCGATCTGATCCACCGCGTTGCACCAGCGGCAGCGGACCGACTCGATGGTCTCACTGACCACCTGCCGCTCCTCGACCGTCGGGTCTCCCGCGAGGTCCAGATGGACGTACTCCACGACCTTGGAGGAGCGCGTCACGTCGAAGCGGGTCAGGTTGCCGCAGAGCGTGCAGCGCCACCGGGTGTCGGCGGTCGGCAGGGGAACCGTCGTCATCGTGCCGTCCTTCTTCCTGTTGCTGGTACCAGGTGCGGGAGCCGCGGTGCGCCGTCGAACTGCGGTCGTACTGCCCGTTACCCTACGGCCTCGCCGGTACGCGGGGGCACGGCGAGGCACTCTGTCCAGTTCGACCCCGGTACGCCATGATCTGTCCATGATCGACTGGCGAGGTGCGGTCCGTGCTGTCCTGGGGTCCCGGCGCGGCACCCGCGGTGGCCCCACCGTGACGTACGGACTGATCGCCGCCTGCTGCGTGCTCTTCGTGATCGGCCCGGTCTCCGGGCTCAACCCGGTGTACGGGACGGGGGACGAGCTCCTCGCGGCCCAGGGCGCGTACTTCCGGCGCTGGGGTGTCGTCCCCGCCGAGCTGATGAGCGGCGAGCCCGGAGCCCTGCTCACCCCGCTCACCGCGCTCTTCGTCCACGGCAGCTGGCTCCACCTGCTGGGAAACATGCTGTTCCTGTACGTCTTCGGGGCGATGGCCGAGGAGCGCATGGGTCCCGTCGAGTTCGCCCTCTTCTACCTGGGCACGGGCTACCTCGCGCTGCTCGGCTACGCGGTGGCGCACGCGAACAGCGAGCAGACCCTGGTCGGGGCGTCCGGGGCGATCTCCGGTGTGCTCGGGGCCTTTCTCTTCCTCTTCCCGCGCTCCCGGGTCACCAGTCTCTTCCCGTTCCTCTTCTTCCTGCCGCTGCGCTTTCCGGCCTGGATCGTGCTGATCTTCTGGTTCGCGCTCCAGTGGCTGGCCGCGCAGGCGGCGGGCGCCGGTCCCGGC
This sequence is a window from Streptomyces sp. NBC_00691. Protein-coding genes within it:
- a CDS encoding rhomboid family intramembrane serine protease, which produces MIDWRGAVRAVLGSRRGTRGGPTVTYGLIAACCVLFVIGPVSGLNPVYGTGDELLAAQGAYFRRWGVVPAELMSGEPGALLTPLTALFVHGSWLHLLGNMLFLYVFGAMAEERMGPVEFALFYLGTGYLALLGYAVAHANSEQTLVGASGAISGVLGAFLFLFPRSRVTSLFPFLFFLPLRFPAWIVLIFWFALQWLAAQAAGAGPGVAYLAHVVGFSVGFLYAWGRYRGGDRVKAQAAATEGESQP
- a CDS encoding NYN domain-containing protein, giving the protein MEQPAHGGEPAGAAGDAAETLDHPLPEGVRRRVVALVADAFGGLTVAELPAPLRQYARFTASRRAKFAGNAMAAALESDPLFRQRIGERFKQGQPELAGAVETGTPPAAADPVDVAAAAYVLRPPGWVKLVAAAGEEAQRVDAERADEAGRRELERLREELVAARDRSRGETEQLRHDLEAARKETESLHRKLRSAQSDVKRGEAALRRVQGEIDAAKAEAAAQVSSAESESRRLKARLGEVEAALEASRRTAREGRSVEDMRLRLLLDTVLDAAQGLRRELALPPVSVHPADTVDAVEPGRMSPKDIAARALSETDPALLDQLLALPQAHLVVDGYNVTKTGYPTMPLEKQRLRLLGSLSALAARSGAEVTCVFDGAELAAPVLLAPPRGVRVLFSKPGVTADELIRQLVRAEPPGRPVVVVSTDREVADGVAKAGARPVASALLLKRLSRLS